A segment of the Epinephelus fuscoguttatus linkage group LG23, E.fuscoguttatus.final_Chr_v1 genome:
TTAAAGAACTGAGACATTTTCTGCTCAGTCTGGTGTTTGGATGTGAGGTCCTCTTATCACATTGTGTTAAAAGCTGAGTGTAGCTTCCGCTTTATGATTATAGTTATTATTCACGTGTGAGAGATCAAATCACAAAAAAGACTACTATAGACTGTTCTATATATCGTGCATGTCCCATTACTGCATTATTAACTTTGGTTATATTCATTACTGctgtttttatggttttaaagCCCTTTAAGAGATTTTAAAAGTTTGTAAAATATATCACTGATGATTTTTTGATTAAATGACAGTAATGAtgactgaaagaaaacaaattgtaattttatataacaaaataatacatttgtacagatattttcactatttttttttacaaatttaaaaaaatattaagaaattaaaaaaggtTTTGAGTTACTGTAACATCACTGAGTGTGACTGTTGTTCATCAACATACAGAAGTCGAGCTCTGAACAGACCATCTCCACAGTCCTTCATGCAGATGACAGTTGCCTGTAAAACAAAcaggataaagaaaaaaaaaatgctaattaGTTGATCATTTGTTTGGCCTCATCTTTGTTGAGATAACAGGCTGTACGTGGGACCAGCTGATGCCACCATTCTCACAGGGACAGTGCTAACATGTTGCTGTCTCATGGGTTTTTAGGATTGGTTGAATTCCTGTTACAGGCCAGTGAGTAATCAAGGGACTAACACAACCTCCTTCACCTCTTGTGCCTTGCTTTGTGCCGTTTAACTAGCAGAAGTGGGAGGACACACCCTAAATGCATGAGTAagttatgagacaatgggcccctggacacagatatgcaaagggccccaccaccccTCCATACAGAAGCATGGctcacagactttgtggtgtctctgtggtcattttgagcgTCTTCCTGGGTGGTACgtgtttatttgacatttttaaactgAAGGACGGTGGGTCTCGGACCCCTGGGCTTGTGCCTGGCCCGTTAAGTGATCCATGCATAAATGCACCTGTGCAATGCACTTCAGGTAGTACGCTTTAAATAGAGCCCATAATACTATTTTGGGCCCAATGCTATTCTCCTTGTATGTGTTACCCCTGGGCTCCATTTTTTGTATACATAATATACTGTTTCATTGTTACGCAGATGACATACAGATTTACCTCCCTCTAAATATAAATTGTAAGGACTCGCTAACCTCTCTACTGGCCCGTTTGGCTGATATTAAGACTTGAATGAGCCAAAGTCATCTCAACttaaatgacaataaaactgaGGTTATTGTGTTTGGACATCCACCATGTAGCATTAAATCTGTTGCTGGTATGGGCCCCCTCGCCTCCAAAACCTGCTTGTATATCAAATCCCTTGGTGTGACTCTGGACACTCATCTAAATCTAAAAAGACAAATCGGCATGGTGGTTAAAAGGTTCCTTTCACCAGCTTCGGCTCCTGGCAAAAGTGAAGCCATATTTCTCCTTTGATGACTTAGAAAGGGTCATTCATGCTTcatgcttttttattttctaggCTTGATTATTGTAAGTCTTTGTATATTGGTCTAGATCAGTGCACCCTCCGTCGCCTGCAGATAGTGCAGAACGCTGCGGCTCGCCTTCTGACTGGCACTAAGAAGCGTGACCACATTACTCCTCTTCGGGCCTCCTTACACTGGCTTCCCATCCACGTTAGGATACATTTTaaggttttattgtttgtttttaagattttaagtGGCTCGGCCCCCCAGTATCTGGCAGAACTGCTTCAAGTTCATAATCCAGTCAGAACCCTTAGATCATCAAATGAGCTGCTGTTTGAGGTCCCCAGATTGAGGCTTAAAACTAAGGCGAAGTGGAATAGCTTGCCACTTCATGTCAGACACGCTGATTCACTGGAGACATTTAAGTTTCTCCTTGGCTTTTGGACCTGCTGTGAGCCTGTCTTGATTTTTTCTGTGACTCCTGTATTGTATTATGTTGAtgtgtattgtattatatactgtatttatttattttaatgttcttATTGTGTGGCACCTCTGTTGCTGTTCTTGTAAAGCAATTTGGTAAActttggttgttttaaatgtgctatagaaataaatgtgaccttgaccttgaccttatcagcccctccaggatgttgggATGCTGCCATCGTAACAATTAAACCATATTCAACCAATCTGCCCCACCTTGCAATTTTGGTCCACTCGTCACAACCTTGATAAACTGTTAGAGGAAACAGATTGTGTATCAGCGTCAGTCTTACCTGAAGTGGACTGAAGAATAGACGACACTCTCATCTGGTGAACAAAGCTCTGTACAGCCTCCAGACACGACACGCTCTGGTTGAGAAACAAAAGGATGGTAGCCTCTTTAAAAACTGCTGGTTGATTTTACTGATTAATTGCTGAGCATTGAAACAACATAACATTTCTTCTGGAACTCTCATTTTGACACAACTTCTTATGACGCATGACTGTAagttaagaaaaagaaaaccaaatgcTTCAGGCGTGAAACATCACACAGCTGTAGGTTATTTTAATCTGTTTGGTGCCTTCATgtcaaatagattttttttaactttcaatTTCAAAGTGTCAGACCTGACAGCCTTTTTGCCCTGTAGACGATATTACAGCTGCTGAAGGGCCCTTTGTTTCTCACTGTGGTTTTCTCGTGTGGTGTAAAACTGAGAGGATCAAATTATCACCTGCAACTGTACGCAGCCTTTTGCGGACAGATATCTGAAAATATGTCATGAATGTAGGTGTAGTAAATAAGTGGGTCTCCAATGCATCACCTCTCCACACTAATgcatggagtgtggactggcagctggagaggtgtcGGCTCAGCTCCTGGGCACCGCCAGGGCACCCATAACATGGCAGTGagcccccaactgctcagggcgcctgtccaaggcagTCCCCTTACTCTGACCCtcctccatttaatgcatgtataggtcctgtttgtgctcgtgtgtgtatttcaggcctgtgtgtgtgtgtgtgtgtgtgtgtgtgtgtgtgtgtgtatgacaacagagtgaaaaacaaagaatttcCCCTCGAGGATTTATAAAGTATATCTCCttcatttatacattttatacatATGATATCAACGTGTCCAGCGTGTTGTAGTGCATGAGTATTTGTCGTCTAGAGCaggagggaatggtggatggaGTGACACCAAGATGAGAtgagaccagcaaacaacaaaacttgtGGTGTTTTAGCAACTGatagctgtttttccagctgctttttagtgACAGCGACAATGAAGCAGAGGTAACAAAGCACAACGTacctttcctcttctttttgaTTTCCACAACAGCATATGTCACAAGGTCTGGATCACCTGCACTCCCACCACCTGAcaatgaaacataaaaaaatcgATCTATAACTTCAAACCACATTTCAGAAAAGAACGTGTTAATAATCTTGCAAAATTCCAAATGCAAAATATCAGTGTCAATATACAGTAAatcaatacaaataaaaaaacaaagcaaaagtaCTAACAGCTTTGGATTCAAGCCTCGAATTTTGAACGGCCAGAAGGGCCCCAACCCAAGGCTGTaaggcttcaaactcgcacataTAGGGTCAACATTTTTCTGTTGGGTCCAGACCCAGACAAGCTTTAAAACTGATCagtaaaatcataaaatcaatcaataaattgGAAATCTATTGCTCCTTTGAGATGGTTATCAGCAAACTTACAGAGACGATAAGAAACGATCATATCCCTTTAACAACGACAAGAAATTATAACAGTTATCACTGATTGTGGAAAAAGGAGGCTAATTATTGGTCCATGTTCCTTCATAACTTCCATGATGACAGTAGTTCATCAGTacagtggtgtgtgtttggtgttttcACCTGTATGATCTTCAGGTGAGTGCGATTCTGGTGTTGGTTTTCCAGATGAAAAACAGACCAGAACTGGAGGACATAGAAGAAAAGATGTTGTCAATAGAAACTAGAAAATTAGAGGAACTTGAGTGTTTGAGAAATGACACTTAAGTTAACAaggtgctgcagggatgatgttttcaTTTCACGTCTGTTactgacattctgggatgccacTACCAAAGCCAGGACGTctacaaaagcacatggttaggtttagaaagtTTAGTTTGGCTCTACGTTCGAACAGGAAGGGAACACTGgcttcccaggtgaaagtctttTTGTTTGACCCTTCCACCACCCATCCTGCCCTGTAGGTACTTTCCTGCTCATCATATTTCATCATTACCTGCAGCATTTTAACCTGATGTAGATCCAGTGGTGTATCATACCACCGTGACAGGTGCTGTCAGGCCGAAAGGTTCTGTATGGCACATTGTAAACTGAAGCTGCCCAGCAGCGGATCATACTGCCGCCAAAGGTAGCTTTTGGAGTCAGgagtcactgacaaagcagcgatgtTTGGGATTTggcgactttggagtgagaacaggctggcCAGTGCGGAAGTTAGTGGTGCCCTGGCTCCCTCTTCACAAAGccagtgggatttttccattggattttggattgttgcagaaaataacctctgtggcaaacaaaggtTTATGATACTtcatgacattctgtagtctcgTTGAACCACTTGTAAGCAACCGCGTTTTGAGCAACACATAAAAGCCTTCAAATTTCcagagtggggtatttactgacatgttgCAGGAAAAGACATGGAAATCACTCACGCGTGTGTTACGCACAGATCTTACTTCacacatctaaccaaaaacccttTCAAGACAACCCCTGACTTTGCGTCAAGGGAACCTGAAGTTCAAAACTGCaaactcattcctgcagcactgcGACAAGATGCAGAGCAGAAGAGGTGTATCAGCAGGCATCACTACAAAATGATTTACTGAATTTCTGTGTTGCCttacttttgtgcattttacaGAGTAGTAGTCCCAtcaccaacagcagcagagccatcactgaaacactgacaatGATCCACAGCAGGGAGGGCAGATCAGGGGGGGGACTGTAGGAAGGAGGAGTCTCTTTGTGGGGTAGTGGAAGGAAGATATCAGACATACTTTCATCACCTGTCTTTAACCTGGGAAAAGACaactcaaacacacatgcatgcaaaaGAGGAATCACCTTCAGTTTGATTTGAGACAGTCAGCCAGCTCTCTGGTGATTCAGCTCCAGCGATGCTGCACTTGTAGAGTCCTTCATCAGATTTGGAAACATTTTGGATGATCATGTCCTTTTCATACCAGATCCCCAGTTTGGAACCATCTTTGtagaaatcagaaatgtgtttCGATTGAGAATCTCTTTTACTACAGTGAAGAATCACATCGTCTCCCTCCACCACAGGACGGGCAGGAACCTCCAGGATCACAGAACCATCTGTGCAATGAGATCAAgcattgtttgtgtttattagaCAACATCAGTCATGTAATATACCTGCACAGGGACAACTGGGTGCACTGCTGTGTTGATACAATGTGCACAGCGTATTTTTGCTTGTAACAGTAACTGTTATTAATCCAATATATTCCGTGTGTGCAATGTGTGGTGAGTGCATCTTTGCTTTCTTTTGGACATGCATTACTTTATTTGAATTTATGCATCCAGATGTTTTTAACATTGTAATTTTACactgtaaattaaaacaaatgactgtttttcaatGTTTATTGTGCTCTGAATCATCCCAGTTTGAGTCATCCTCCTCTACTGTATGCCACTCAGAAATAGCTTTAGGCCTGACATCAATATAatacaattaaaaatacaaatatcacagttctgagcagacgttgcgctagactttttcgtcgccggtcattttgaccgacagggtcataaaaatccggtcataatctatttttacctgtcattttaattttcgtttttaaatgataataaagatattcaaagacatttagttttcattcgctcgtttttaataaatccaacaagcaagttataaagtgtgcattaataaggacatgaacgaaaagatgaacagacatccacacacccgtgccattaggcttcgccctggacacaccggatgGCACTAACGTGTCACtaacgcgtccggtgtgtccagggcgttatgtagttatgtctgtaggattggtgacacaaaattaaaattgtaatgaagtgattagggtattgaaaaatgtggtcagttatgcactgttgtgtttttttaaatgataaacacagtattttctcctcaccttcctcagtgcgtgctgttgttattttattttgaaaattggctggattctctcatcttttctgtgtccgacttcctgtttggtacgatccgctcgaTCCAGCTTAACAGAAgcccggtcattgttgtaaaaaacggtcagtgaccgagaatatccggttaacacGACCCCTGGTTCTGACTGTGTGGCTCTTCTCCTAACACTAGACGCTGAGAGAAAACCTGGACTACTAAAGTTCTACCCATGCTGTCTCTATTACTTCAGGCAGACACTGTACAGATTGAGCCCTATTTCAATCCCAAATTGGTTTCTCGTGACTAGTTCTAGAATCGAGCCAATTTACTCTCAAGCCAGTTGTAGTTTGACGTGCCGTCTGATGTCACAACACTGGATCAATTGCTTGCTCGGTAACTATCTCATTCCTTGGTCTGATCACCGACAAGTCTGCATTCAGCTCCAGCCAGGCTGAGGTGTAATTTCCACTGGGGACTTTCCCGTCTGTGTCCTCCCCACTTTCAAAACCCTTTTTATAAACCACAAAGATCATGCGTACAATGCTACTGAATGACCAGCCATCAGAATCTGGCAGAGAATGTGCACTGAGCTGCAGATTTTGCTCTGATATGCTCCAGAAAATGCCACAGAGGAGCAGCATGTTTTGCGTGTTTAGTACACTGGCAGAATTTAGCATGATGACCAACTCCATTATTTCTCTAATGGTGTTTTTGTCACCACAATCCCCAAATATATGAAGAAAGGCAGGGGATGCTATtcaaatcactgttttttttctggaggAGAAGCCCAGACCCTCATTTTATTGTGTCACCTACTTCTCAAACCAAAGTTACACCCTTGCAGccaagagacatgaaacttcgAAAGCAAACTTTGtcacaaaattttaaaaaggagACACTTACAACTGTTTGCCTTTCAGAGAAAGTTAGGAGCAGAGATGGTTAAACAAAATGTGTGCAATTCTTAACACTGTCTCCCTAACTATGTCCCTTAACTTGCATCAGAGTGTTACAATGTTGAAGTGTAGACGCTGAGTTAACCtcactgtgtcagtgtgacgaaacatttaaaaactctTGATTAGTTATTTGCTAAACATACCAGTGATGGTGATGTTGACAACACTGCTTGAGTTCCCGTCCCCATCTTCACACCAGTATTCTCCACTGTGTGTTCTGAAGGCAGGATAAATGGTGCTGGATGGTGCTGATGAGCTCCAGTTGTAAGAATCTGTTGGACTTCTTCTGTTGAGCCTCCTCATCACTCTCCATTCAGTCAACCCTCTGAACTCCTCACAGTTTACACTGAGTGTCTCATActcaaagaactgcagtctGTCTGGACGAACACGAGGAAACGCTGCACCTGAGACGGAGACACAACAAGTGAGCAGTGTAAATACAAATTCAGCATTTATGAAACCAAGATAAATCCTTATACAatggtattaaaaaaaagttaagctACTTCTAGCAGCTTGAGGAGGAGCAGTGTAAGAGTTCTGCTAGAACGTACAGGCTTTATTTATTCTCGGTCcctaaacattttttaaactaataTGTTGCTAAGCTACAAACAGTAGTAGGCAGGCACATATTAGCAGTAAAATGATAATCAAGAACGTCACATGGCCGGCACAAACTGAGTGTTAGGGACATTAGC
Coding sequences within it:
- the LOC125883968 gene encoding Fc receptor-like protein 5, whose amino-acid sequence is MEVTALCVRLWMDVLVLLLAQANHSYFAQRAGAAFPRVRPDRLQFFEYETLSVNCEEFRGLTEWRVMRRLNRRSPTDSYNWSSSAPSSTIYPAFRTHSGEYWCEDGDGNSSSVVNITITDGSVILEVPARPVVEGDDVILHCSKRDSQSKHISDFYKDGSKLGIWYEKDMIIQNVSKSDEGLYKCSIAGAESPESWLTVSNQTEETPPSYSPPPDLPSLLWIIVSVSVMALLLLVMGLLLCKMHKILVCFSSGKPTPESHSPEDHTGGGSAGDPDLVTYAVVEIKKKRKERVVSGGCTELCSPDESVVYSSVHFRQLSSA